From the Polaribacter gangjinensis genome, the window ATTTTTTTATCAATACAGACTCTTTACTATTCCTTTTGCCTGGTGGTCATGGATTTTAGTCTTATTTGCAGAAGATTTTTGTTATTATTGGTTTCATAGAACGAGTCACGAAAATCGTTTGTTTTGGGCAAGCCATGTGGTGCACCATTCTTCTCAAAAATATAATTTAAGCACCGCTTTACGACAAACTTGGTCAGGAAGTTTTTACTCTTTTATTTTTTGGATTCCTCTGATATTATTGGGTTTTCATCCTATAATGGTGTTGGTTCAAATTTCAATTAGTTTGTTATATCAATATTGGATTCACACAGAATTGATAGAAAAATTGCCCAAATGGTTTGAGGCTATTTTTAATACGCCAAGCCATCACAGAGTGCATCATGCAACAAATCCTCAATATTTGGATCGCAATCATGCAGGTATTTTTATCATTTGGGATAGAATGTTTGGAACATTTGAGCCTGAAATTGAAAAGCCAGTATATGGTTTGGTAAAAAACATACATACGTACAATCCTGTAAAAGTGGCTTTTAAAGAATGGATTCAGATGTTTAAGGATGCTTTTACATCAAAAACTACTTTTGTAAATCGATTGAAATACTTGGTAAAACCTCCAGGATGGAAACATGATGGAACAGGTATTTTATCTACTGATTTGAGAAAAGAATGGGAACAAAAAAAAGGTAAATGAAACACTTACCTTTTTTATTAAAATTTATAGAATTTTATGCTTCAAAAGCATGTAATAACTCTTCGTAAACGATTTCACCTTTTACAATGTTCAATCCTTTTTCTAAAGTTTTATCTATGTTGCAAGCTTCTCTCCATCCTAAGTTTGCAATTTTCAATACGTAATTTAAAGTAACGTTTGTTAATGCTAATGTTGATGTGTAAGGAACTGCACCTGGCATGTTAGCCACACAATAATGCACAACATCATCAATAATATACGTTGGATCTTGATGTGTAGTTGGTCTAGTTGTTTCAAAACATCCCCCTTGATCTACAGCAACATCTACAATTACAGTTCCAGGTTTCATTTCTTTCAACATGTCTCTTGTAATCAATTTTGGCGCTTTTCCTCCTTTTACCAAAACTCCACCAATAATCAAATCGTGTGTTTTAATGTGTTGACGAATACTGTATTCATTTGAGAAAGCAGTAACTACATGGTTTGGTAAAACATCATTTAAGTAACGTAAACGTTTCATGTTTATATCCATAATGGTTACACTTGCCCCCAATCCTGCAGCCATTTTCGCAGCTTGTACACCAACAACACCAGCTCCTAAAATCAATACTTTTCCAGGAGCAACTCCAGGAACACCTCCTAATAAAATACCTCTACCTTTGATTGGTTTTTCTAAGTATTTTGCTCCTTGTTGAATTGCCATTCTTCCAGCTACTTCAGACATCGGAGTTAATAACGGCAAGGTTCCGTCTTCATCTTCAACAGTTTCATAAGCAATACAAATTGCTTTTCTACGAATCATTGCTTTGGTCAATTCTTCACTAGATGCGAAATGAAAATACGTAAATATAACTTGATCTTCTTGAATCAAATCATACTCAGATACAATAGGCTCTTTTACTTTAACAATCATTTCACTAGAAGCATACACTTCTTCGATAGTTGGTAAAATAATAGCACCTACTTCTTCATAATCTTTATCTAAAAAACCACTTCCTTCACCTGCAGTTGATTGCACATATACAGTATGATTGTGTTTTTTTAAAGCAAAAACACCAGCAGGAGTCATCCCTACTCTATTTTCGTTGTTTTTAATTTCTTTAGGAATCCCTATTTTCATGATTTTAAATGTGTCTGATTTACGGCCATAAAAATACGTTGATTATTCATAATTCTTAAAATATTTGCAGATTTTAATGTGTTTTTATGTGAAGTTTATTAGAAACTTTAATTAGTTGATTTTTTGGCAATAAATTATCACGAAATCGATTTTTTAACTAATAAAATGAGAAATTTATTGAATTGCTATTTTGCTTAGTATTTTAGCGAGGCTGTTTTAGCAAATAGGGTTTTAGTATTCTCTGCCAAATCTTATATCCTTCAGCTTTCATATGAAGTTTGTCACTTGCAAACAATTCATGACGATAGCCACCATTTGATGTTAGCATGTCTTTATAAACATCAACAAACGTCATATTTGATTCGGTTTCTATATATTTTCTCATCAAATTATTGGTTTGAATCATTTTATTTCTATATAAATCGTTTGCAGGACTTGGTTTTATAGAAATATAAACTACAGGAACATCAGGCATTTTTTCACGAATCATTGATAGTAATTTTTTTGTATTTTCAAAAATACTATCTGATGAATTTACAGGGTATTTTAAATCATTTTCACCTATATACAATACAATCTGACTCGGTTTATAATCAAAAATAAGTTGATCTGCATAACGAATAATGTCCTTTACTTGAGCACCTCCTAAACCCTTATTGATAACCTTGTATTTTTCGAACTTTTTTTCAATATTTTTCCACAATCTAATGGATGAACTTCCAACGAAAACAATGGGATTTTTTGGCGGTAAGTAAATTTTTTCGAAAGTTTTGATTGCTTGAATTTCCTCAGCATAAATAGGTTTAAATTGAGAAAAAATATTGGAAACAGAAACTAATGAACCAATGATGAAAAGAACAACATATTTGTCAATTCTTACATCTATATTTATGCTATTTTTTAAATCCATACTAGAATTTTATGTTTTTATCACCATTATTTTAATGAAAAAGTTGTTGAAAGCTGACTTAAAAACTCGAAATTTAAAGGTTTTTCTACAAAACTCACCACATTTGAATTCATTGCAGATTTATCAACATCATCTTTATTTACTGATGAAGAAAGCATGTAAATAAAAAATGAATCTTTCATTTGAATCTTATTTTGTTCTAACCGCTCTAAAAACTCCCATCCAGTCATTAAAGGCATGTTAATATCTAAAAACAAAAATGTTTTTTCATTTTCTTCTGTTGTATCTGTTGAACTTAAATATTCAATAGCATCTTCAGGATCAATAAATGAAATGATTTTTACTCCTGGAAATTCATCTTCAATTAAAATTTCACTCAGCATATTGTTTATTGCATCATCATCAACTAAAACAAATCGTACCTGACTTTTCATCTTACTTTTTATAAATTAAATTCTATAGTAAATTCTGTACCTACATTCAATTCACTCGTAACAGAAATTTTTCCTCCTAATGATTCTACTTGCGATTTTACCATAAATAAGCCCATTCCTTTGCCCTCAACATGCTTATGAAAACGCTTGTAAAGTCCAAAAACTTGATTGCCACTTTTAACGTTATCAAAACCGAGACCATTGTCTTTGAATTTTAAAATTATTTTCGATGCAACCTTTTCACTTTTAATTTCAATAACAGGAATTTTATCTGCTTGTCTGTATTTGATACTATTGCTTATCAAATTAAAAAAGATACTGTAAAGGTAGCTTTTAATTGTTGTCATAGTATCGATTTGACTAAAATCAACAAGAATTTGCACATTTTTATCAATAATTTCATTAGAGATGGATGTTTTGATTTTATCTACCAAATCATAAAATGAAACATCTGTTTTTTGCTCATTGATGTCTCTTCGCACCTGAAGAATAAGGGTTAAATCTCTAATTACATTATCTAAAGTTAAAACTGACTGATTCATTGCATTATCTAATGCATGTTTTTTATCTTCAGATATATCTTTTTGCATCATGTAATCATTGATTCCGATGATATTGGCAACTGGAGCTCTTAAATTATGAGAAATAATGTTGGTAAATTGTTCTAAATCTCTATTTCTTTGAATCAAATCATTGACAATTTGCTTTTTCTCTTTTTCGATATTTTTCTGAGAAGTAATATTTCTCATGATTTTAGAGGTTGCGATTAATTTGCCTGATTCGTCTAAAATTGGAGAAACCGTTAAAGAAACATCTATTATTTTTCCATCTTTTCTAATACGTTGTGTTTCATAATAATCTAACAATCCATTAGAAGTTATTTTTTCAGAAATTTCAAATTGCTCTGTCCGAATATTTTCAGGTATTAATTGAAATATCGATTTTCCAATAATTTCCTCTTTTTGATATCCAAACATTTTTTCTGCACCTTTGTTCCATGAAATAATTTTATTATCAATTGAAATACTCATAATTGCATCATGACTTGAATTTACAATTAACGAAGCTAAAGCTAGTGCCTCTTCATGTTTTTTCCATTCAGAAATATCACGCCCAATTGCATAAAATTTTCCTGAAAATTCGTTTATAAAGACGTTCCATTCAACCCAAATTGATTCTCCATTTTTTTTGAGCATTTTAGCTGAATAATTTTCAAGAGCAATTCCGCTTCTGAGATCTACTGCTTTTTTTCGCGCATCATCTATAAATTCTGGCACAAAAATTTCATCATATTCTTTTTGTCGTAATTCTTCTTCAGTGTATTCTAATGTATTTTGAAAACAAGCATTTACATATTCAAAATAGCCATCAACATCTGTTACTGCCAATAAATCATTACTTTTCTCAAAAAAATATCGAAATTCATTCAATTTATTTTCAAGAATTTTTGCTTCACTAATATCTCTCAATATAACTTGAATGTATTTTTCGCCCTCTATTTCAAGTTGATTTAGCCTAACATCTGTAGTGAACATTGTGCCATTTTCTTTGCAATGAACCCATTCAAAATGTTGAGAACTTCCACCAGAGGATAACGCTATTTTTTGAAGTGCTCCTTCTTTAGAAGGCGTTCCATCTGGTTGATATTTTGGAAAATAACTAAATAAATTTTTACTCAATAATTGTGCTCTGCTAGATCCAAATAGCTTTATGGCACTTTCATTACAATCAACCCACCTATTATCTTTCAAAAGCAAAATTGCATCATCAGAACTTTCAAATAACGTTCTATATTTTAATTCATTTTCTTTTAAAACATTTTCAGATCGTATTATTTCTGTAATATCTCTATTAACACCTATTATTCGCTGCGGATTTCCGTTTTCATCTTTGATAACTATTGCATCTGATTTAATATGAGCAACTTGACCATCACTTTTAATGATTCTAAAAGTACTATTAAAAGGTTCATTATTCTCGAGTATCAAATAAGATTCAAAAACGGCCCTCTCTTTATCTTCAGGATGTAAAATCTTTTTCCAATCATCGTAATGAAAATTATTATTTATTTTTTCGATTCCATAAATTTCAAACATTTTATCATCAAAAATCATTAGTTTCTCTTCAATAAATCCCTCCCAAACACCAAGGTTTGCAGCAGAAACAGCTAACTTTAATCGATGTTCATTTTCCTCAACTTTTAATCTTGTTTCAATCAATTCCAACTCAATTAATTTTCTTTCAGTAATATCTTGACAGGTTCCAAAAACTAATTTTGGTTTTCCTTCAAAATCAAAAGAAACTTTCCAACGTTCTTCTACATATTTTGTATTTCCTTTTGATGTAATAATTCTATGTTCAATTGAATTGTAAGTTTTTGATTCAAAAGATTTTATAAATGCATTATCAACCATTTCTTTATCATCTGGATGTACAAATTTTAAAAATGATTGATGAGTTGGACTGAATGTTGCTGCATCTAACTCAAAAATAGCATAAGTTTCTGCCGACCAAATTACTTGTAAAGTTTCTAAATCTGTTTCCCAATTACCTGTTTTTGAAGCTTTTTGTGCCTCTATTAACTTTCGCTCACTATTTTGAATTTGTATTTTTGAGCTTACTAACTCTTGATTTTGGTAAGAAATTTTTTTATTGATTTCTTTGAGTTTTTCTTCTGTTTTATATTGTTCTGTGACATCTTTATACAATGTAATAAATTCATTTTCAACATTTTGATAAATACTTTCAATAATTTTAAATGTTCCGTCTTTACAAAGAACTTTTGTTTGAATTGGTTGTGATTTATGAGAATTTTTATGAGAGTTTAAAACCTTTTCTTTCCATTCCTTTTTCACAAATTCTCTGTAGGATTCATCTGGATAAACTTTTTGATACCAAGTTTCTTCATCAGGAACCTCTTCTGGAGTATATCCAATCATTTCAACCAAAGCTTTGTTGAAAAATAAAGAATTACCATCTTCAATACTCAAACCTAAAGGAAGATTTTGAAGAATTTTTAACAATTTTACGTTTTCTTTATGTAAAATTTGGTCCGGGGAATTTTTCATTGTTATTTCAGATAACATTTATAAAATGACATAGAAATACAAAATTACTTTTTTAAAAAAACAAATATTTCTGTATCACTCTCAAAAACATTCCGAATATAATAAATTTTAAGCTTTTATACTAATTTATACACCAATAAATGAACTTATTTATTTGAGAATCAATAAGACAAAATAAGTGTAAATACATTTAATAAGCGTCAACATCAATAACAAAACGAATCGACCTAAACTCTTTCACGGCCTCAAAGGTATTTCGAATTTTTTGTAATTGTTTTTTTGTAG encodes:
- a CDS encoding sterol desaturase family protein, yielding MQIPEIPNLIHFAIPFFIITVIIEVILTVKIRLEEYEFKDAATSIAMGLGNVFLGLISKSLVLTVFLFFYQYRLFTIPFAWWSWILVLFAEDFCYYWFHRTSHENRLFWASHVVHHSSQKYNLSTALRQTWSGSFYSFIFWIPLILLGFHPIMVLVQISISLLYQYWIHTELIEKLPKWFEAIFNTPSHHRVHHATNPQYLDRNHAGIFIIWDRMFGTFEPEIEKPVYGLVKNIHTYNPVKVAFKEWIQMFKDAFTSKTTFVNRLKYLVKPPGWKHDGTGILSTDLRKEWEQKKGK
- a CDS encoding GDSL-type esterase/lipase family protein, whose amino-acid sequence is MDLKNSINIDVRIDKYVVLFIIGSLVSVSNIFSQFKPIYAEEIQAIKTFEKIYLPPKNPIVFVGSSSIRLWKNIEKKFEKYKVINKGLGGAQVKDIIRYADQLIFDYKPSQIVLYIGENDLKYPVNSSDSIFENTKKLLSMIREKMPDVPVVYISIKPSPANDLYRNKMIQTNNLMRKYIETESNMTFVDVYKDMLTSNGGYRHELFASDKLHMKAEGYKIWQRILKPYLLKQPR
- a CDS encoding response regulator, whose amino-acid sequence is MKSQVRFVLVDDDAINNMLSEILIEDEFPGVKIISFIDPEDAIEYLSSTDTTEENEKTFLFLDINMPLMTGWEFLERLEQNKIQMKDSFFIYMLSSSVNKDDVDKSAMNSNVVSFVEKPLNFEFLSQLSTTFSLK
- a CDS encoding PAS domain S-box protein; the protein is MKNSPDQILHKENVKLLKILQNLPLGLSIEDGNSLFFNKALVEMIGYTPEEVPDEETWYQKVYPDESYREFVKKEWKEKVLNSHKNSHKSQPIQTKVLCKDGTFKIIESIYQNVENEFITLYKDVTEQYKTEEKLKEINKKISYQNQELVSSKIQIQNSERKLIEAQKASKTGNWETDLETLQVIWSAETYAIFELDAATFSPTHQSFLKFVHPDDKEMVDNAFIKSFESKTYNSIEHRIITSKGNTKYVEERWKVSFDFEGKPKLVFGTCQDITERKLIELELIETRLKVEENEHRLKLAVSAANLGVWEGFIEEKLMIFDDKMFEIYGIEKINNNFHYDDWKKILHPEDKERAVFESYLILENNEPFNSTFRIIKSDGQVAHIKSDAIVIKDENGNPQRIIGVNRDITEIIRSENVLKENELKYRTLFESSDDAILLLKDNRWVDCNESAIKLFGSSRAQLLSKNLFSYFPKYQPDGTPSKEGALQKIALSSGGSSQHFEWVHCKENGTMFTTDVRLNQLEIEGEKYIQVILRDISEAKILENKLNEFRYFFEKSNDLLAVTDVDGYFEYVNACFQNTLEYTEEELRQKEYDEIFVPEFIDDARKKAVDLRSGIALENYSAKMLKKNGESIWVEWNVFINEFSGKFYAIGRDISEWKKHEEALALASLIVNSSHDAIMSISIDNKIISWNKGAEKMFGYQKEEIIGKSIFQLIPENIRTEQFEISEKITSNGLLDYYETQRIRKDGKIIDVSLTVSPILDESGKLIATSKIMRNITSQKNIEKEKKQIVNDLIQRNRDLEQFTNIISHNLRAPVANIIGINDYMMQKDISEDKKHALDNAMNQSVLTLDNVIRDLTLILQVRRDINEQKTDVSFYDLVDKIKTSISNEIIDKNVQILVDFSQIDTMTTIKSYLYSIFFNLISNSIKYRQADKIPVIEIKSEKVASKIILKFKDNGLGFDNVKSGNQVFGLYKRFHKHVEGKGMGLFMVKSQVESLGGKISVTSELNVGTEFTIEFNL
- the ald gene encoding alanine dehydrogenase; translation: MKIGIPKEIKNNENRVGMTPAGVFALKKHNHTVYVQSTAGEGSGFLDKDYEEVGAIILPTIEEVYASSEMIVKVKEPIVSEYDLIQEDQVIFTYFHFASSEELTKAMIRRKAICIAYETVEDEDGTLPLLTPMSEVAGRMAIQQGAKYLEKPIKGRGILLGGVPGVAPGKVLILGAGVVGVQAAKMAAGLGASVTIMDINMKRLRYLNDVLPNHVVTAFSNEYSIRQHIKTHDLIIGGVLVKGGKAPKLITRDMLKEMKPGTVIVDVAVDQGGCFETTRPTTHQDPTYIIDDVVHYCVANMPGAVPYTSTLALTNVTLNYVLKIANLGWREACNIDKTLEKGLNIVKGEIVYEELLHAFEA